In Sphingomonas sp. SUN019, the genomic window CGGGGGGCAGATCGCCGACGCCCGCCTCCAGCGGATCGAGATTGTCCCACAACCGCAGCGCATTCGCGTCGGGCAGCCCGATCTCGACCACGCCCGCGTCGCGCGACGGATCGAAATCGGCGCGCGCGTCCAGCCGCCGCCAATCGGGCGCGGGACGTCCGCCGACGAAGCGCAGCCGCCCGTTCGCGTCGGGCCGCGCGATCTCATAGGACAGCAGATCGGTCGGCGCGGGCGGTGCGCCGCCGACCGGAAGAGTGCGCTGCTCCACGTCAGTGGCGGGGGCAAGGCCGAGCGACAGCGTGCGTCCGGCGATCGCTTCGCGCACCAGTTTCGCCGGATCGTCGCCGGGCGTCAGATCGGTCTTGCGGGCCACGAGCGCGATCCACAGCGAGCGGTCGATCGTGTCGGCCAGGTCGAGCGGCTCCTGCGCGGGATCGAACGCGGTGCTCTGATACAGCGTCAGATCGGCGGGAAGCGTGCTGCCGTAGGAGGCGTAGAGCAGTTCGTAATATTGCCGCAGTTCGGGCGTCGGGCTGACCACCGCGCGCTTGACGAACAGCCGCGCCTCGACCGGCAGGACATCCACGCCGACGGTGGTGCGGAACGGCATCGTCCCCGCCAACAGCTCGAAATCGCGCGCGATCGTCTCGGTCGCCAGCGCGCCCTGTTCGTTGCGGAACGTGACGATCCCGCGCGCCTCGCTGGCGGTGCGCAGCGGGATGCCGAGCAGCTTCAGGAATTTGGCGCGGTTGCGTTCGGGGATCTGGTTGGCGCGGTAGATCAGATTTTCGGTCAGGAACGCGAACAACTGGACGATCGTGACGCCGGGATCGGACGGGTTGAAATTGGTCCATTCGGGCGTGTGGACGGGAACGCGGGCGAGCGTTTCGTCGACCAGAGCGCGATAGTCGCGGTCGTCGATGCGCGGGGCGGGCAGCGGCATCAGCCCCTCCCCAGCGGGATCGAGACGCTGGTCCGCTCGCCCGCGCCGGTCGCGACCAGCCGGTAGGCGATCGTCGCCAGCGCGGCGGTCGCGTCGGACCGGTCGGGTGCGACATCGACGCCGTCCAGCGCGATGCGCGGTTCCCAGCGGCGCAGCGCATCCTCGATCGACGCGGCGATGCGGACGTGCGTCGCGGGCGTGTTCGGCTCGAACAGATAGCGGCCGAGCCCCGCGCCG contains:
- a CDS encoding GPW/gp25 family protein yields the protein MNPFGKSMGFPPRVGPDGRMRWSEGEANVRESIAIILQTEEGERVQLAEFGAGLGRYLFEPNTPATHVRIAASIEDALRRWEPRIALDGVDVAPDRSDATAALATIAYRLVATGAGERTSVSIPLGRG